In Uranotaenia lowii strain MFRU-FL chromosome 2, ASM2978415v1, whole genome shotgun sequence, one genomic interval encodes:
- the LOC129747757 gene encoding proton-coupled zinc antiporter SLC30A9, mitochondrial, producing the protein MVIRMVDVAKLLATGTRQNLRFPFLSICHRGNFDQIKASSTRQLSSSTNPREVFNKIKSSKTCLSTNASNGQHHPISISRKSFSSQKTTKPTETTNENETAKQQTKNDKSQETTLAIETKNGTLLVKTTTNADSQLEDVIIEKPNKAANSSDPQESRPPIPLPEEESRQTPEEPSIKEQLAEKNRQLAKKRIRVDFSRSSLERNFITPVRAMSDFLLKPSDLDALSKTKRRSPYEQEPPITVFWRKDVEAKSIEVWGSRENLLKECLKREIEKKRHQQNIFTVKRRLRDYRREIGSRTNVVDSEPGLFGKSGKVVLTAIAINATNCLFKLGAWLYTGSHSMFAETIHSLADTINQLILAYGIHKSTQIADSDHPYGYTNMKYVSSLISGVGIFCVGTGLSFYHGIMGLVDPHPIDDFFWAFFILGGSLVSEGATLVVAINSCRDGAKALGMTFKDYVTRGQDPCVNVVLTEDAAAVVSVVLAATCMGLSTYTGSHIPDAVGSLLVGCMLGGVASFIIYTNVAALVGRSIPQENLDRINAELESDIMIRAIHDVKGIDMGNSLVRYKAEMDFDGRELTRVYLDKQDLNTLLEEVRTFQTIDELEAFLLKHGENIVDLMGGEIDRIEMKLRKKFPEIRHCDLEIL; encoded by the exons ATGGTCATCCGCATGGTGGATGTGGCCAAGTTGCTTGCGACCGGAACTCGCCAGAACTTGCGGTTCCCTTTTCTTTCGATTTGTCACCGAGGAAATTTCGATCAG ATAAAAGCATCATCTACCCGGCAACTTTCGAGTTCAACTAATCCGAGGgaggttttcaataaaataaaatcatccaAAACCTGCCTGAGTACTAATGCTAGCAATGGTCAGCATCATCCAATCAGTATTTCTCGAAAGTCGTTTAGCTCACAGAAAACTACTAAACCAACGGAAACCACGAATGAAAATGAAACTGCTAAGCAgcagacaaaaaatgacaagagcCAAGAAACCACCCTAGCAATCGAAACCAAAAATGGCACCCTATTAGTTAAAACAACTACCAATGCCGACTCGCAGCTAGAGGATGTAATCATTGAAAAACCAAACAAAGCTGCCAATAGCTCAGATCCTCAAGAATCTCGTCCGCCCATTCCACTGCCTGAAGAAGAAAGCCGACAAACCCCCGAAGAACCGAGCATCAAAGAGCAGCTGGCAGAGAAAAATCGACAGCTGGCCAAAAAACGAATTCGGGTGGATTTTTCTCGCTCCTCGCTAGAGCGCAACTTTATTACTCCGGTGCGGGCCATGTCCGACTTCCTGCTGAAGCCGTCCGATTTGGATGCACTCTCAAAAACAAAACGGCGATCCCCGTACGAACAAGAACCGCCGATAACCGTGTTTTGGCGTAAGGATGTCGAGGCCAAGTCGATCGAGGTGTGGGGTTCAAGGGAAAATTTGCTGAAGGAATGCCTGAAGCGGGAAATCGAGAAAAAGCGACATCAGCAAA atatttttactGTCAAGAGAAGATTACGGGACTATCGAAGAGAAATTGGAAGCCGGACCAATGTTGTAGATTCCGAACCGGGATTGTTTGGAAAGTCCGGCAAGGTGGTGTTGACGGCCATTGCTAT CAATGCCACCAACTGCCTGTTCAAGCTGGGCGCATGGCTGTACACCGGATCCCACAGCATGTTTGCTGAAACCATTCACTCGCTAGCCGACACGATCAACCAGCTTATATTGGCCTACGGTATCCACAAGAGTACCCAGATCGCAGATTCCGATCATCCTTATGGCTATACGAACATGAAATACGTCTCGTCGTTGATATCCGGGGTTGGTATCTTCTGCGTAGGCACTGGACTCTCGTTTTACCATGGAATCATGGGTCTGGTAGATCCTCACCCGATCGATGACTTCTTTTGGGCTTTCTTCATTCTGGGAGGATCGTTGGTTTCCGAAGGAGCAACCCTAGTGGTGGCCATCAATAGCTGCCGGGATGGTGCCAAGGCTCTGGGGATGACCTTTAAGGATTATG ttaCCAGAGGACAGGACCCTTGCGTGAACGTGGTGCTAACGGAAGATGCAGCTGCCGTTGTGAGCGTCGTTTTGGCGGCCACTTGTATGGGATTGTCCACTTATACCGGTTCTCATATTCCGGATGCCGTTGGATCGCTTCTGGTGGGCTGTATGTTGGGTGGGGTTGCTTCCTTCATTATCTACACCAATGTGGCCGCTCTGGTTGGTCGATCTATTCCGCAGGAAAATCTGGACCGGATCAATGCCGAATTGGAGAGTGACATTATGATTAGGGCTATCCATGATGTCAAAGGAATCGACATGGGAAATTCGTTGGTGCGCTATAAG GCTGAAATGGATTTCGACGGTCGAGAACTAACCAGAGTGTATCTGGACAAGCAGGATTTGAACACTTTGCTCGAGGAGGTGCGGACTTTCCAGACCATTGATGAGCTGGAAGCTTTCCTTCTCAAGCACGGTGAAAATATCGTGGATTTGATGGGTGGCGAAATCGATCGAATCGAAATGAAGCTAAGG AAAAAGTTCCCCGAAATTCGGCACTGTGATCTGGAGATTTTGTAA
- the LOC129745073 gene encoding arylsulfatase B → MLVAFLVIVTIWTTSLATGQSPKSPPHIIFILADDLGWNDVGFHGSAQIPTPNLDALAYSGVILNRYYVTPICTPSRSALMTGKYPIHTGMQHAVLYGMEPRGLPLTEKLLPEYLKELGYRNHIVGKWHLGHYTLDYTPLRRGFESHIGFWTGHHHMFDHSAVETETWGLDMRRGYDVAYDLHGQYTTHVIRDEAAQVIAKHNVSEPLFLYVAHAAVHSANPYDLLPAPDATVDRLSNVTNFQRRKFAAMMSELDESVGVLVNALDNRGLLSNSIIVFSTDNGGPAEGFNNNAASNWPLRGVKNTLWEGGVRGTGFIWSPLIENNQRVSNQVLHISDWLPTLLDAAGFDVNLLPKNLDGMSVWDQLVNGNETNREEILHNIDDIWGSAAITVKNWKLLKGTNYKGQWDSWYGPPGDRDPSVYNLTAIHSCPTAIALSKMKILPLDSEILELRTQASINCGNIVGNHCNPLEEPCLFDVEKDPCEMENLADQFPEVLAMMLDRLEAYNETAVPPGNMALDLKGDPKFWGYTWHNFGDDAWK, encoded by the exons ATGTTGGTCGCTTTCCTAG TCATTGTCACTATCTGGACCACATCGTTGGCAACCGGTCAATCCCCAAAGTCCCCACCACACATAATATTCATCCTAGCCGACGATCTCGGTTGGAACGATGTCGGCTTCCATGGATCGGCCCAGATTCCAACGCCAAATTTGGATGCTCTAGCTTATTCGGGAGTTATCCTGAATCGATACTACGTCACACCGATTTGTACTCCCTCGAGATCTGCATTGATGACCGGCAAGTATCCGATCCACACGGGTATGCAACATGCCGTATTGTATGGAATGGAACCGAGGGGGCTTCCTCTTACAGAAAAACTGTTGCCGGAATACTTGAAGGAGTTGGG CTACCGAAACCACATCGTGGGGAAATGGCACCTTGGCCACTACACCCTCGATTATACCCCGCTGCGTAGGGGATTCGAAAGTCACATAGGGTTCTGGACCGGTCATCATCACATGTTTGATCACAGTGCGGTGGAAACGGAAACTTGGGGCTTGGATATGCGAAGAGGTTATGACGTGGCCTATGATTTGCACGGTCAATATACCACCCATGTGATTCGAGATGAAGCGGCTCAGGTCATCGCTAAGCACAACGTTTCCGAGCCTTTATTTCTGTACGTGGCTCATGCCGCGGTTCATTCGGCAAACCCTTATGATCTGCTACCAGCTCCGGATGCAACTGTAGATCGGTTGAGTAATGTTACAAACTTTCAAAGGAGGAAATTTGCCGCCATGATGTCGGAGCTTGATGAATCAGTTGGGGTGCTGGTGAACGCCTTGGATAATCGTGGGCTTCTCTCAAACTCCATTATTGTATTCAGCACCGATAACGGAGGACCAGCCGAGGGTTTCAATAACAACGCCGCGTCCAACTGGCCCTTACGAGGAGTTAAGAACACTCTCTGGGAGGGTGGAGTAAGAGGCACAGGCTTCATTTGGAGTCCATTGATAGAAAACAACCAGAGAGTGTCCAACCAAGTTCTACATATTAGTGATTGGTTGCCAACACTGCTGGACGCAGCAGGATTTGATGTCAA TCTCTTGCCCAAAAACCTCGACGGAATGAGTGTTTGGGACCAGCTCGTCAACGGAAACGAAACAAACCGTGAAGAAATTCTCCACAACATCGACGACATCTGGGGGAGTGCAGCGATCACCGTCAAAAACTGGAAACTACTCAAAGGTACCAACTACAAGGGTCAATGGGACAGCTGGTATGGTCCGCCGGGTGATCGCGATCCAAGCGTCTACAACCTGACCGCGATTCATAGCTGCCCAACTGCGATAGCGCTAAGCAAAATGAAAATCCTCCCCTTAGATAGTGAAATACTAGAGCTTAGGACGCAAGCTTCGATCAATTGTGGCAATATCGTCGGGAACCATTGTAATCCTTTGGAAGAACCCTGCCTCTTCGATGTGGAAAAAGATCCATGTGAGATGGAAAACTTGGCCGATCAGTTTCCGGAGGTTTTGGCGATGATGCTGGACCGGCTGGAGGCCTACAACGAGACGGCTGTGCCACCCGGAAATATGGCGTTGGATTTGAAGGGTGATCCCAAATTTTGGGGCTATACCTGGCACAATTTTGGAGATGATGcttggaaataa